A region from the Ctenopharyngodon idella isolate HZGC_01 chromosome 13, HZGC01, whole genome shotgun sequence genome encodes:
- the prepl gene encoding prolyl endopeptidase-like isoform X2 — translation MNLTTSSCLLLLRSVSRNIHRANIHPLISRLYTEGFSQTTAELSKAQPQKLRVQEQRFKRRLHSIHRKFANVPENSEFQGHHHVYFEDGKGIYRSTMGHGEQEMVEVFRADWGGDGYGSIQRVRLSPTETMLAATVNKDHHEETRCVLVHLGGVNHHQNAMLVLDNVLSFEWAADDVLFYSTQEALRCLHVFRLHLSDSGVQTTLVYEEKDPEFFVEVSCSRDQRLVTINCSSKISSEVWFVDSKTPLSFPTLIQSRQPGLLYHVEHSDNHLFILANTGAHQEYQLLRAPLASPSMPHWVPVFSAVPGTVIKDMELLQDHCVFTVKDSQCRLQIQTLTTQEPYQLNTLQLPHWACDLSPQRVGTVDRGSFGFLLSSPVHPPVRYLYSSRKQKLSITEDDARYISLPEFNTTHLQAASQDGTMVPLTLLHMPALSELHNAPLLLHVYGAYGVDLNMSFSPEKRLLLEDGWALAYCHVRGGGERGLAWHRAGSVLQKWRGVEDLAACIQTLHRLGVSHPALTALTARSAGAVLAGALCNHNPQLLRAVILQAPFLDVLGTMQDASLPLTVEERGEWGDPLIREHRDNIASYCPCHNIIPQLYPSILITAYSEDRRVPLSGVMKYVERLKKAIQICTTRVGVNARVPAVILDMQPGGDHFGPEDFHLSLNESARQLAFLYTELGLDHQKTRRRQKKKLR, via the exons ATGAATCTGACCACCTCCTCTTGTCTGCTGCTTTTGCGATCAGTTTCACGCAATATACATCGAGCGAATATACACCCATTAATCTCACGTCTTTACACTGAG GGATTCTCACAGACTACAGCGGAGCTGTCTAAAGCCCAACCACAGAAACTCAGAGTTCAGGAGCAGCGTTTTAAAAGAAGATTGCATTCGATTCACAGGAAGTTTGCCAATGTGCCAGAAAATTCAGAG TTTCAGGGACACCATCATGTATACTTTGAAGATGGCAAAGGAATCTACAGATCGACCATGGGACACG GTGAGCAGGAGATGGTGGAGGTGTTCAGAGCAGACTGGGGAGGAGATGGATATGGAAGCATTCAGAGGGTCAGACTCTCTCCCACAGAGACCATGCTGGCCGCCACTGTAAATAAAGACCACCATGAGGAGACCAGATGCGTATTGGTCCATCTAGGTGGTGTCAACCATCATCAAAATGCCATGTTGGTTTTAGACAACGTGCTCAGCTTTG AATGGGCCGCAGATGACGTCCTCTTCTACAGCACACAGGAGGCTCTTCGTTGCCTGCATGTTTTCCGTCTTCATCTCAGTGATTCTGGTGTCCAGACCACCCTTGTTTATGAAGAAAAGGATCCAGA GTTCTTTGTGGAGGTCAGTTGTTCCAGAGACCAGAGACTGGTGACCATTAACTGCAGTAGTAAGATCAGTTCTGAGGTGTGGTTTGTTGACAGCAAGACTCCACTTTCATTCCCCACCCTCATCCAGTCCCGTCAACCTGGTCTACTTTACCATGTGGAGCACTCGGACAACCACCTGTTCATCCTTGCTAACACTGGAGCACATCAGGAGTATCAG CTACTCAGGGCACCATTAGCCTCTCCGTCCATGCCACACTGGGTGCCTGTGTTCAGTGCTGTTCCAGGAACAGTCATTAAAGATATGGAGCTGCTTCAGGATCACTGTGTGTTCACAGTAAAGGATTCACAGTGTCGACTTCAGATCCAGACTCTTACCACACAAGAGCCCTATCAGTTAAACACTCTCCAG CTTCCCCACTGGGCCTGTGATTTATCACCACAGCGTGTTGGGACTGTGGACAGAGGGTCATTTGGTTTTCTCCTGTCCTCCCCAGTGCACCCACCTGTACGCTACCTCTATTCCTCCAGAAAACAAAAGCTCTCCATAACAGAGGACGACGCCCGGTATATCTCCCTCCCTGAGTTTAACACTACACACCTGCAGGCAGCCAGTCAG GATGGTACAATGGTGCCTTTGACTCTCCTCCATATGCCTGCCTTATCTGAGCTGCATAACGCTCCACTGCTTCTGCATGTATATGGAGCGTATGGTGTTGACCTCAATATGTCCTTCAGTCCTGAGAAGAGACTGTTGCTGGAGGACGGCTGGGCTCTGGCCTACTGCCACGTCAG GGGTGGTGGTGAGCGTGGTCTAGCATGGCATCGAGCGGGCTCTGTGCTGCAGAAGTGGAGGGGAGTGGAAGATCTTGCTGCTTGCATCCAGACTCTTCATCGTTTGGGAGTGTCTCATCCTGCTCTAACCGCCCTCACCGCTCGCAGTGCTGGAGCTGTCCTAGCGGGGGCGTTGTGCAACCATAACCCACAGCTTCTTAGAGCTGTAATTCTACAG GCTCCTTTTCTGGATGTTCTTGGCACAATGCAAGACGCTTCCCTGCCGCTTACTGTTGAGGAGAGGGGGGAGTGGGGAGACCCCCTTATAAGGGAACACAGGGACAACATTGCCTCTTACTGTCCCTGCCACAACATTATACCTCAG CTTTACCCATCCATTCTGATCACTGCATATTCAGAAGATCGCAGAGTTCCTTTATCTGGGGTCATGAAGTATGTGGAAAGACTAAAGAAGGCCATCCAAATATGTACCACTCGGGTTGGTGTTAACG CACGTGTCCCAGCTGTCATTCTGGACATGCAGCCAGGAGGTGATCACTTTGGCCCTGAGGATTTTCATCTGTCCTTGAATGAG aGTGCCCGGCAGTTAGCCTTTCTTTACACGGAACTTGGACTAGACCACCAAAAAACTCGAcggagacaaaaaaaaaagctcagatAA
- the prepl gene encoding prolyl endopeptidase-like isoform X1: MNLTTSSCLLLLRSVSRNIHRANIHPLISRLYTEGFSQTTAELSKAQPQKLRVQEQRFKRRLHSIHRKFANVPENSEFQGHHHVYFEDGKGIYRSTMGHGEQEMVEVFRADWGGDGYGSIQRVRLSPTETMLAATVNKDHHEETRCVLVHLGGVNHHQNAMLVLDNVLSFEWAADDVLFYSTQEALRCLHVFRLHLSDSGVQTTLVYEEKDPEFFVEVSCSRDQRLVTINCSSKISSEVWFVDSKTPLSFPTLIQSRQPGLLYHVEHSDNHLFILANTGAHQEYQLLRAPLASPSMPHWVPVFSAVPGTVIKDMELLQDHCVFTVKDSQCRLQIQTLTTQEPYQLNTLQLPHWACDLSPQRVGTVDRGSFGFLLSSPVHPPVRYLYSSRKQKLSITEDDARYISLPEFNTTHLQAASQDGTMVPLTLLHMPALSELHNAPLLLHVYGAYGVDLNMSFSPEKRLLLEDGWALAYCHVRGGGERGLAWHRAGSVLQKWRGVEDLAACIQTLHRLGVSHPALTALTARSAGAVLAGALCNHNPQLLRAVILQQAPFLDVLGTMQDASLPLTVEERGEWGDPLIREHRDNIASYCPCHNIIPQLYPSILITAYSEDRRVPLSGVMKYVERLKKAIQICTTRVGVNARVPAVILDMQPGGDHFGPEDFHLSLNESARQLAFLYTELGLDHQKTRRRQKKKLR, from the exons ATGAATCTGACCACCTCCTCTTGTCTGCTGCTTTTGCGATCAGTTTCACGCAATATACATCGAGCGAATATACACCCATTAATCTCACGTCTTTACACTGAG GGATTCTCACAGACTACAGCGGAGCTGTCTAAAGCCCAACCACAGAAACTCAGAGTTCAGGAGCAGCGTTTTAAAAGAAGATTGCATTCGATTCACAGGAAGTTTGCCAATGTGCCAGAAAATTCAGAG TTTCAGGGACACCATCATGTATACTTTGAAGATGGCAAAGGAATCTACAGATCGACCATGGGACACG GTGAGCAGGAGATGGTGGAGGTGTTCAGAGCAGACTGGGGAGGAGATGGATATGGAAGCATTCAGAGGGTCAGACTCTCTCCCACAGAGACCATGCTGGCCGCCACTGTAAATAAAGACCACCATGAGGAGACCAGATGCGTATTGGTCCATCTAGGTGGTGTCAACCATCATCAAAATGCCATGTTGGTTTTAGACAACGTGCTCAGCTTTG AATGGGCCGCAGATGACGTCCTCTTCTACAGCACACAGGAGGCTCTTCGTTGCCTGCATGTTTTCCGTCTTCATCTCAGTGATTCTGGTGTCCAGACCACCCTTGTTTATGAAGAAAAGGATCCAGA GTTCTTTGTGGAGGTCAGTTGTTCCAGAGACCAGAGACTGGTGACCATTAACTGCAGTAGTAAGATCAGTTCTGAGGTGTGGTTTGTTGACAGCAAGACTCCACTTTCATTCCCCACCCTCATCCAGTCCCGTCAACCTGGTCTACTTTACCATGTGGAGCACTCGGACAACCACCTGTTCATCCTTGCTAACACTGGAGCACATCAGGAGTATCAG CTACTCAGGGCACCATTAGCCTCTCCGTCCATGCCACACTGGGTGCCTGTGTTCAGTGCTGTTCCAGGAACAGTCATTAAAGATATGGAGCTGCTTCAGGATCACTGTGTGTTCACAGTAAAGGATTCACAGTGTCGACTTCAGATCCAGACTCTTACCACACAAGAGCCCTATCAGTTAAACACTCTCCAG CTTCCCCACTGGGCCTGTGATTTATCACCACAGCGTGTTGGGACTGTGGACAGAGGGTCATTTGGTTTTCTCCTGTCCTCCCCAGTGCACCCACCTGTACGCTACCTCTATTCCTCCAGAAAACAAAAGCTCTCCATAACAGAGGACGACGCCCGGTATATCTCCCTCCCTGAGTTTAACACTACACACCTGCAGGCAGCCAGTCAG GATGGTACAATGGTGCCTTTGACTCTCCTCCATATGCCTGCCTTATCTGAGCTGCATAACGCTCCACTGCTTCTGCATGTATATGGAGCGTATGGTGTTGACCTCAATATGTCCTTCAGTCCTGAGAAGAGACTGTTGCTGGAGGACGGCTGGGCTCTGGCCTACTGCCACGTCAG GGGTGGTGGTGAGCGTGGTCTAGCATGGCATCGAGCGGGCTCTGTGCTGCAGAAGTGGAGGGGAGTGGAAGATCTTGCTGCTTGCATCCAGACTCTTCATCGTTTGGGAGTGTCTCATCCTGCTCTAACCGCCCTCACCGCTCGCAGTGCTGGAGCTGTCCTAGCGGGGGCGTTGTGCAACCATAACCCACAGCTTCTTAGAGCTGTAATTCTACAG CAGGCTCCTTTTCTGGATGTTCTTGGCACAATGCAAGACGCTTCCCTGCCGCTTACTGTTGAGGAGAGGGGGGAGTGGGGAGACCCCCTTATAAGGGAACACAGGGACAACATTGCCTCTTACTGTCCCTGCCACAACATTATACCTCAG CTTTACCCATCCATTCTGATCACTGCATATTCAGAAGATCGCAGAGTTCCTTTATCTGGGGTCATGAAGTATGTGGAAAGACTAAAGAAGGCCATCCAAATATGTACCACTCGGGTTGGTGTTAACG CACGTGTCCCAGCTGTCATTCTGGACATGCAGCCAGGAGGTGATCACTTTGGCCCTGAGGATTTTCATCTGTCCTTGAATGAG aGTGCCCGGCAGTTAGCCTTTCTTTACACGGAACTTGGACTAGACCACCAAAAAACTCGAcggagacaaaaaaaaaagctcagatAA